In Zea mays cultivar B73 chromosome 7, Zm-B73-REFERENCE-NAM-5.0, whole genome shotgun sequence, the following proteins share a genomic window:
- the LOC118472944 gene encoding uncharacterized protein, translated as MKLGGQGRQMGRLNRAFREKRARFYIFRRCVVMLLRWSD; from the coding sequence ATGAAGCTTGGAGGACAAGGGAGGCAGATGGGGAGGCTCAACAGGGCCTTCAGGGAGAAAAGGGCAAGGTTCTACATTTTCCGCCGCTGCGTCGTCATGCTGCTTCGCTGGAGCGATTAG
- the LOC118472945 gene encoding uncharacterized protein, whose protein sequence is MESHRHHHRAPCGLPWMSVMVCGTWAKDVHALRTLIPLVISHRGRHYLEPAPHRNSRVRRPNSNEQVIEDPGVQQVEVAEQELIEGEEQVVQEEPYNEEFELI, encoded by the exons ATGGAGAGTCACCGCCACCATCATCGCGCTCCCTGCGGATTGCCTTGGATGTCAGTCATGGTCTGTGGCACCTGGGCAAAGGATGTTCACGCGCTACGAACCTTGATCCCCCTGGTAATTTCTCATCGGGGGCGCCACTACCTTGAGCCCGCGCCGCATCGCAATTCGCGCGTCCGTCGCCCCAACTCCA acgagcaagtgattGAGGACCCTGGTGTTcaacaggtagaagttgctgagcaggagctcattgaag gagaagaacaggtggtccaagaggagccttacaacgaggagttcgagcttatctag